The following are from one region of the Thiocapsa rosea genome:
- a CDS encoding ISL3 family transposase: MSTGQPPEVAAVDSASLFTVALGLQTPWEVREVAFDPKAGRIDFAVGFARGTRFICPHCGAEHQPVHDTQAREWRHLNFFQFQAYIQAKVPRVRCGACGKTTQVEVPWARPGTGFTQLMEALIVALCRAMTVRQVAQLLGVSDMRVWRVLDHYVEQARAQEDFSGVTAVGLDETAARRGHHYISLFHDLEAPRLLFATEGRKAEVVAQFADDLEAHGGCAENIRDVCIDMSGSYRSGVEEQLPWANITFDEFHVIQLANQAVDAVRRAEVKSTPVLKRSRYIWLKDQQDWSRRQLRQYVDLRRLNLKTHRAYRIKESLREIFRLANSREEAEALLTRWYSWARRCRLAPMKDFAKTVKTHWDGILNAFDSKLTNGRVEAANGLIQAAKAKARGYGTVRHLITIAYLVAGKLTHLPACPFANKQCAKAST, encoded by the coding sequence ATGTCCACAGGCCAACCGCCGGAGGTCGCCGCCGTGGATTCCGCATCCTTGTTCACCGTCGCGTTGGGGCTGCAGACACCTTGGGAGGTCCGCGAGGTGGCCTTCGATCCGAAGGCCGGACGCATCGATTTCGCGGTCGGCTTCGCCCGCGGGACCCGCTTTATCTGCCCGCACTGCGGGGCGGAGCACCAGCCGGTGCATGACACGCAGGCGCGGGAATGGCGTCATCTGAACTTCTTCCAGTTCCAGGCCTACATTCAGGCCAAGGTGCCGCGGGTGCGCTGCGGCGCCTGCGGCAAGACCACCCAAGTCGAGGTGCCGTGGGCGCGTCCCGGCACCGGCTTCACCCAGTTGATGGAGGCACTGATCGTCGCCTTGTGCCGGGCGATGACGGTGCGTCAGGTCGCGCAGCTGCTCGGGGTAAGCGACATGCGCGTGTGGCGGGTGCTCGATCATTATGTTGAGCAAGCGCGTGCGCAGGAGGACTTCTCCGGCGTCACCGCCGTCGGTCTGGACGAGACCGCAGCGCGGCGCGGGCACCATTACATCAGTCTCTTTCACGATCTGGAGGCGCCGCGGCTGTTGTTCGCCACCGAGGGGCGCAAGGCCGAGGTGGTCGCGCAGTTCGCCGACGACCTCGAGGCCCACGGCGGCTGCGCGGAGAACATCCGCGATGTCTGCATCGACATGTCGGGGAGCTACCGCAGCGGGGTCGAGGAACAGCTGCCGTGGGCGAACATCACCTTCGATGAATTCCACGTCATCCAGCTGGCCAATCAGGCCGTGGATGCGGTGCGCCGCGCGGAGGTCAAATCCACGCCCGTGCTCAAGCGCAGCCGCTACATCTGGCTCAAGGACCAACAGGACTGGAGCCGCCGTCAGCTGCGCCAGTACGTCGATCTGCGCCGCCTCAACCTCAAGACCCACCGTGCCTACCGCATCAAGGAGAGCCTGCGCGAGATCTTCCGCCTGGCCAACTCCCGCGAGGAGGCCGAGGCGTTGCTCACACGCTGGTACAGCTGGGCCCGGCGCTGCCGCCTCGCGCCGATGAAGGACTTCGCCAAGACCGTCAAAACCCATTGGGACGGCATCCTCAACGCCTTCGATTCCAAGCTCACCAACGGCCGCGTCGAGGCGGCGAACGGGCTGATTCAGGCGGCTAAGGCCAAGGCCCGCGGCTACGGCACCGTGCGCCATCTCATCACCATCGCCTACCTGGTCGCAGGCAAGCTCACGCATCTGCCGGCGTGTCCGTTTGCGAACAAACAGTGTGCGAAGGCATCAACATGA
- a CDS encoding cytochrome P450 has protein sequence MSPVTALDPPRAVGPHPGRARPGSASPNPITQLDHATIKIADRTQALSDTRGRIVSEAIHRRRASGADGDDLLTMMVNMTDADTGARLSDEEIRAEVLTLYLAGYDTTALTLTYVWYHLARQPEIAARFHAEIDTVLGGRPPGFDDLERLPYTRMVFKEALRLYPAAYLLMRATAEPLDIGGHRIPANSVLMTSPYAMHRHPELWEDPERFDPERFAENAVRRWHTFKYFPFGGGPHICIGNQFALVEGPLILATIGQRYRFALMHPNQQLELEPQITLGPKGGMPLRLHRRTPAREAA, from the coding sequence CTGAGTCCCGTCACCGCGCTTGATCCACCTCGCGCCGTCGGCCCACACCCCGGCCGCGCGAGACCGGGGAGCGCTTCACCGAACCCCATCACGCAACTTGATCACGCCACCATCAAAATCGCTGACCGCACTCAGGCACTCTCCGACACGCGCGGCCGCATCGTCTCGGAGGCGATCCACCGGCGTCGCGCGAGCGGTGCGGACGGCGACGACCTCCTGACCATGATGGTGAACATGACCGACGCCGACACCGGCGCGCGCCTATCCGACGAGGAAATCCGCGCCGAGGTGCTCACGCTCTATCTCGCCGGGTACGACACCACGGCCCTGACGCTCACCTACGTGTGGTATCACCTGGCGCGCCAGCCGGAGATCGCGGCCCGTTTCCACGCGGAGATCGATACTGTCTTGGGCGGGCGACCGCCCGGATTCGATGATTTGGAGCGTCTGCCCTATACCCGGATGGTCTTCAAGGAGGCATTGCGGCTTTACCCGGCCGCCTATCTCTTGATGCGAGCCACCGCCGAGCCACTCGACATCGGCGGGCACCGCATTCCGGCGAACAGCGTCCTGATGACGAGCCCCTACGCCATGCATCGCCACCCCGAGCTCTGGGAGGATCCGGAGCGCTTCGATCCCGAGCGCTTTGCCGAGAACGCCGTGCGCCGCTGGCACACGTTCAAGTATTTCCCCTTCGGAGGCGGCCCGCACATCTGTATCGGCAACCAATTCGCGTTGGTCGAAGGCCCGCTGATTCTGGCGACCATCGGGCAGCGCTACCGGTTCGCGCTCATGCATCCGAACCAGCAACTGGAACTGGAGCCGCAGATCACGCTCGGCCCAAAAGGCGGCATGCCGCTGCGCCTGCACCGGCGCACGCCGGCTCGCGAGGCGGCCTGA
- a CDS encoding ExeA family protein: MNARLLALYGLKWHPFSSELPIEALYIPPRVEHFLWRIEQAQIREGGFAMIHGEPGTGKSVVLRLLAERLARLPDLSVGAIDHPQSSLGDFYRELGELFSVPLRPHNRWGGFKALRATWLGHLETTRRRAVLLVDEAQEMSPAVLNELRLLASARFDSQPLLCVVLAGDTRLTDHLRREELLPLGSRIRTRLATEHARREELLACLQHLCASAGNAALMSEPLQHTLCDHAAGNDRILASLAAELLAVAAQQERPRLDEALFLEVFTPPATATPRRAALPR, encoded by the coding sequence ATGAATGCGCGACTGCTCGCCCTCTACGGCCTGAAATGGCATCCCTTCTCCTCGGAACTGCCGATCGAGGCGCTCTATATCCCCCCGCGCGTGGAACACTTCCTGTGGCGCATCGAACAGGCGCAGATCCGCGAAGGCGGTTTTGCGATGATCCACGGCGAACCGGGCACCGGCAAAAGCGTGGTGCTGCGTCTGCTCGCCGAGCGTCTCGCCCGGCTCCCGGATCTGAGCGTCGGCGCCATCGATCATCCGCAAAGCAGCCTCGGGGATTTCTACCGCGAGCTCGGCGAGCTGTTCAGCGTCCCGCTGCGTCCGCACAACCGCTGGGGCGGCTTCAAGGCGCTGCGTGCGACCTGGCTCGGCCATCTGGAGACGACGCGCCGGCGTGCCGTGCTGCTGGTGGACGAGGCCCAGGAGATGAGTCCCGCCGTGCTCAACGAGCTGCGCCTGCTCGCCAGCGCCCGCTTCGACTCCCAACCCCTGCTGTGCGTCGTCCTCGCCGGGGATACCCGCCTCACCGATCACCTGCGCCGCGAGGAGCTGCTGCCCTTGGGCTCGCGCATCCGCACCCGCCTGGCCACCGAGCACGCCCGCCGCGAGGAGCTGCTCGCCTGCCTGCAACACCTGTGCGCCAGCGCCGGCAACGCCGCCCTCATGAGCGAGCCCCTGCAACACACCCTCTGCGACCACGCCGCCGGCAACGACCGCATCCTCGCCTCACTCGCCGCCGAGCTGCTCGCCGTCGCCGCACAACAGGAACGACCCCGGCTCGACGAGGCGCTGTTCCTCGAGGTCTTCACCCCGCCCGCCACCGCCACCCCGCGGCGGGCCGCCCTGCCACGCTGA
- a CDS encoding tyrosine-type recombinase/integrase: protein MKRSAVLARYQEAPYAVDRDAFLTSCAQAGYSNAMLKKIAWGLLAVADSIDLSVQISTQDIELAVDRRTHFTRQGTDPQANGSPDTRQLLVRFATQWVRSMGALRSPEGEYSPFTAQCEVFARYLREERGLSSVTIATRRERLVWFFRELNPSRQALCDIVISDIDAFLEAKGKQGWTRASLSALAGSLRSFFTFAEARGWCAPGLAAVIESPRLYAREGLPEGPDWNDVQRLLASCNTDRPVDMRDHAILLLLAMYGLRRGEVAGLSLEDLDWEQDRIQVRRPKQRLAQRYPLQPAVGQAILRYLREVRPRCAERALFLSLLAPIRPLSAASITALVHNRLSRLGLTLAPRGAHCLRHACASHLLASGFTLKQIGDHLGHRAANSTLSYTKVDLAGLRQVADIDLGALR from the coding sequence TTGAAGCGGTCCGCCGTGCTCGCTCGCTACCAGGAAGCCCCGTATGCAGTGGACAGAGACGCTTTCCTGACAAGCTGCGCGCAAGCGGGCTATTCCAACGCCATGCTGAAGAAGATCGCCTGGGGGTTGCTGGCGGTTGCCGACAGCATTGATCTCAGCGTCCAGATCAGTACACAGGACATTGAGCTGGCCGTGGATCGGCGGACGCATTTCACACGCCAGGGGACCGATCCCCAAGCGAACGGCTCGCCGGACACGCGACAGTTGCTCGTCCGCTTCGCCACGCAATGGGTTCGGAGCATGGGCGCGTTGCGGTCGCCCGAGGGGGAGTACTCGCCTTTTACAGCGCAGTGTGAGGTCTTTGCCCGGTATCTGCGCGAGGAACGCGGCTTGTCGTCGGTGACGATTGCCACGCGCCGTGAGCGCCTGGTGTGGTTTTTCCGTGAGCTGAATCCGTCTCGGCAAGCCTTGTGCGACATCGTCATCTCCGACATCGATGCGTTCCTGGAGGCGAAAGGCAAACAGGGTTGGACACGCGCCTCATTGTCCGCCTTGGCTGGTTCCTTGCGCAGTTTCTTCACGTTTGCCGAAGCCCGAGGTTGGTGTGCTCCGGGACTGGCCGCTGTCATCGAGTCGCCTCGGCTGTATGCCCGTGAAGGTCTTCCCGAAGGTCCCGACTGGAACGATGTCCAGCGCCTGCTGGCCAGTTGCAACACCGATCGCCCTGTCGACATGCGTGACCATGCGATTCTGCTGTTACTGGCGATGTACGGCTTGCGTCGAGGGGAGGTGGCCGGGCTGTCTCTGGAGGATCTGGACTGGGAACAGGACCGGATCCAGGTACGCAGGCCCAAGCAACGCCTCGCGCAACGCTACCCATTGCAGCCCGCCGTCGGTCAAGCCATTCTGCGCTATCTGCGTGAGGTCCGACCACGGTGCGCCGAGCGGGCGCTCTTTCTTTCCCTCCTCGCACCGATCCGCCCGCTGTCGGCGGCAAGCATCACGGCCCTTGTCCACAATCGCCTAAGTCGTCTCGGCCTGACGCTGGCGCCGCGTGGGGCGCACTGTTTGCGGCACGCCTGCGCCAGTCATCTGCTGGCTTCGGGATTTACCCTGAAGCAGATCGGTGATCACCTCGGTCATCGCGCGGCCAATTCCACGTTGAGTTACACCAAAGTCGATCTGGCGGGGCTCCGGCAAGTGGCCGACATCGATCTGGGGGCACTGCGATGA
- a CDS encoding tyrosine-type recombinase/integrase translates to MILSAIVSQYISHKRALGYRFQTEDAILRSFCRCVGDQPLAQIEPQDILPFLNGNGPVTAYWEKKYRVLSGLYRFALARGCVVCIPLPRTVPAQTMPAFVPYIYTRAELKRLLEAVPAACCNRARIDADVFRTVLLLLYGAALRISEALSLSIADVDVPRACLRVRGTKFYKTRDVPLGADLTQVLSDYVRANQRLQSAAATAPLFCRRDGTPLTKSAVQGAFRRLRIAAGIVREGGPRRQPRLHDLRHTAAVHRLIAWYRNGADLNDLLPKLATYLGHVDLSATQRYLTMTADLLHEASLRFERYALEHAHE, encoded by the coding sequence ATGATCCTCAGTGCAATCGTCTCACAGTACATCTCCCACAAGCGTGCTTTGGGTTACCGGTTTCAGACCGAGGACGCGATCCTCCGGTCGTTCTGTCGTTGCGTCGGTGACCAGCCACTCGCGCAGATCGAACCCCAAGATATTCTCCCCTTCCTCAACGGCAACGGACCGGTGACGGCTTACTGGGAGAAGAAATACCGCGTTCTGTCGGGGCTCTACCGGTTTGCCCTGGCCCGTGGCTGTGTGGTCTGCATCCCGCTGCCCCGGACGGTTCCCGCGCAGACGATGCCCGCGTTCGTCCCGTATATCTACACTCGGGCGGAACTCAAACGCTTGCTCGAGGCGGTGCCTGCGGCCTGTTGCAACCGAGCACGTATCGATGCCGACGTGTTTCGAACCGTTCTGCTCCTGCTCTACGGCGCGGCGCTGCGGATCAGCGAAGCGCTCTCGCTGAGCATCGCCGACGTTGATGTGCCGCGCGCCTGCCTGCGGGTTCGCGGGACGAAGTTCTACAAGACGCGTGATGTGCCATTGGGCGCGGACCTGACACAGGTCCTGAGCGACTACGTTCGTGCCAATCAGCGCCTGCAGTCGGCCGCCGCAACGGCGCCTTTGTTCTGCCGTCGGGATGGTACACCGCTGACGAAGTCTGCCGTCCAAGGTGCCTTTCGACGCCTCCGCATCGCGGCGGGGATTGTTCGCGAGGGCGGTCCAAGGCGACAACCACGCCTGCATGATCTTCGCCACACGGCAGCCGTCCATCGTCTCATTGCGTGGTATCGCAACGGTGCCGACCTGAACGATCTGTTGCCCAAATTGGCCACCTATCTCGGACACGTCGATCTTTCGGCGACGCAGCGTTACTTGACCATGACGGCGGATCTGCTCCACGAGGCAAGCCTGCGCTTCGAACGCTATGCACTGGAGCACGCCCATGAGTGA
- a CDS encoding DUF6399 domain-containing protein: MDRAKHLHAVAQAQQDGQSQRAAVSGAGVARSTLRHWNASPAPSAPAALSAFVETPEGVVWLRRILVAAHWSIGEQGGAGVRVVCDFLERSGLSAFIGASYGAQQAFHAGLEEQIVTAATELRGTLAQAMPHRTLSIAEDETWKDGMRLVGIDAVSNFILLEHRSDERSAAAWTRALEGGLEGLNVTVVQGTSDEAKGLLAHVERDLGAHHATDLFHLQHEVSQAMSLSLKRAEQQAETAETEAKARWQDECAAEQAYHRRRHGPGRPPAFAARIDEALSAYVQASLAREQAHAHRAEAKALIGAFSEVDHPYEIQQGQAQTPEQLEARLGTLFARLEAIAEEADLSERLCAHLAKAKRLTQSLVATLTFFFMMVNTRVQALDLAPAIEQAMLDDLIPALYLERVAARSTRAEPRHRLRALSAQRLAPLRQPSHPIQSLDPQTRHHLEQVAGECADLFQRSSSCVEGRNGFLALYQHGHHRLSPRKQQVLTALHNFAIKRPDGTTAAERFFAQPHPSLFEQVLERMPWPARPARRRPRPARQPYLVPVAA, translated from the coding sequence TTGGATCGCGCCAAGCACCTGCATGCGGTGGCGCAAGCCCAGCAGGATGGGCAGAGTCAACGCGCGGCGGTCAGCGGCGCCGGCGTGGCGCGCAGCACCCTGCGTCACTGGAACGCGTCCCCTGCGCCATCGGCGCCGGCGGCGCTGTCGGCCTTCGTCGAGACGCCCGAGGGCGTGGTGTGGCTGCGCCGGATCCTGGTTGCCGCGCACTGGAGCATCGGCGAGCAGGGCGGCGCGGGCGTGCGCGTGGTCTGCGATTTTCTCGAGCGCAGTGGGCTGTCGGCATTCATCGGCGCCTCCTACGGTGCGCAGCAGGCGTTCCATGCCGGCTTGGAGGAGCAGATCGTCACCGCCGCCACCGAACTGCGCGGGACGCTGGCCCAAGCCATGCCCCATCGCACACTGAGCATCGCCGAAGATGAGACGTGGAAAGACGGCATGCGTTTGGTGGGCATCGATGCGGTCTCGAACTTCATCCTGCTCGAGCACAGGAGCGATGAGCGCTCGGCGGCGGCCTGGACACGGGCGCTCGAGGGTGGACTCGAGGGGCTGAATGTCACGGTGGTGCAAGGCACCAGCGATGAGGCCAAGGGGCTGTTGGCGCATGTCGAGCGTGATCTGGGCGCACACCATGCCACGGACCTGTTTCATCTGCAGCATGAGGTCAGCCAGGCGATGAGTCTGTCGCTGAAGCGCGCCGAGCAACAGGCCGAGACGGCGGAGACCGAGGCGAAGGCGCGCTGGCAAGACGAATGCGCCGCCGAGCAGGCCTATCATCGGCGCCGCCACGGCCCCGGGCGCCCGCCGGCGTTCGCCGCGCGCATCGACGAGGCGCTGAGCGCTTACGTCCAAGCCAGCCTTGCGCGCGAGCAGGCCCACGCGCACCGCGCCGAGGCCAAAGCCCTGATCGGTGCGTTCAGCGAGGTCGATCATCCCTACGAGATCCAACAGGGACAGGCGCAAACCCCCGAGCAGTTGGAGGCGCGTCTGGGAACGCTGTTTGCGCGCCTGGAGGCGATCGCCGAGGAAGCGGATCTTTCCGAGCGTCTCTGCGCACATCTGGCCAAGGCGAAGCGCCTGACTCAAAGCCTCGTCGCCACGCTGACCTTCTTCTTCATGATGGTCAACACCCGGGTGCAGGCGCTGGACCTGGCACCGGCCATCGAGCAGGCGATGCTCGACGATCTGATCCCGGCGCTTTATCTGGAGCGCGTCGCCGCACGCAGCACCCGCGCCGAGCCCCGTCATCGACTCCGAGCACTGAGTGCGCAGCGTCTCGCCCCGCTGAGGCAGCCCTCGCACCCGATCCAGTCGCTGGATCCGCAGACCCGTCACCATCTCGAGCAGGTCGCCGGGGAGTGTGCCGATCTGTTCCAGCGCAGCAGCTCCTGTGTCGAGGGACGCAACGGCTTCCTCGCGCTCTATCAGCACGGGCATCACCGACTCAGTCCGCGCAAGCAGCAGGTCTTGACCGCCCTGCACAACTTTGCGATCAAGCGGCCCGACGGCACCACGGCCGCCGAGCGCTTCTTCGCTCAACCCCACCCATCCTTGTTCGAGCAGGTGCTCGAGCGCATGCCCTGGCCCGCCCGACCGGCCCGACGACGACCGCGCCCGGCAAGGCAGCCTTACCTCGTTCCTGTGGCGGCTTAG
- a CDS encoding tyrosine-type recombinase/integrase has translation MIKALERNLSINTQRSYRDMLALLLPFVSQHLRKAIDHLKITDLTPDLIRAFLADVEVHRGCLVATRNQRLGAVHAFAQFIGERNPESIEWCMQVRQIPFKKTDHPLLTSLDKAEMDALLASPDRQTQQGQRDYALLLFLYNSGARASEAASLRIGDIDWYAPSVRILGKGNKQRLCPLWSVTGDELRRLAAQRGPEQRVFLNRNAQPITRFGIHTLVERHALRACARAPSLATKRVSPHVIRHSTATHLLRSGVDINTIRVWLGHVSLTTTNIYAETDLETKARALATCAPPTDGQEATTSWHTRPDLMAFLRGL, from the coding sequence ATGATCAAGGCCTTGGAGCGCAACCTCTCGATCAACACCCAGCGCAGCTATCGTGACATGTTGGCGTTGCTGCTGCCCTTCGTCAGTCAGCATCTGCGCAAGGCGATTGACCATCTAAAGATCACCGACCTGACGCCGGATCTCATTCGCGCGTTTCTCGCCGATGTCGAAGTGCACCGGGGCTGCCTGGTGGCAACCCGAAACCAGCGCCTCGGCGCCGTGCATGCCTTTGCACAATTCATCGGGGAGCGCAATCCGGAGTCTATCGAGTGGTGTATGCAGGTACGTCAGATCCCGTTCAAGAAGACGGACCATCCACTGCTCACGTCCCTCGACAAAGCGGAGATGGATGCGCTGCTGGCGTCGCCGGATCGACAAACGCAGCAGGGACAGCGTGACTATGCGCTGTTGCTGTTCCTGTACAACTCGGGGGCGCGTGCCAGTGAGGCCGCATCACTCAGGATCGGGGACATCGATTGGTACGCCCCCAGCGTCAGGATTCTTGGTAAAGGCAATAAACAGCGCCTGTGTCCGTTGTGGTCAGTCACAGGCGATGAATTGCGCCGATTGGCGGCGCAGCGCGGGCCGGAGCAACGCGTGTTTCTGAATCGCAATGCTCAACCGATTACCCGCTTCGGCATTCACACCTTGGTCGAACGCCATGCCTTGAGAGCCTGCGCACGGGCCCCGTCGCTTGCCACGAAGCGCGTCAGTCCGCATGTCATCAGACACAGTACGGCGACGCACCTACTGCGTTCGGGGGTGGACATCAACACCATCCGGGTTTGGTTGGGTCACGTCTCGCTGACTACGACCAACATCTATGCAGAGACCGACCTGGAGACCAAAGCCCGTGCTCTCGCCACCTGCGCGCCACCGACGGATGGGCAGGAGGCGACGACGTCCTGGCACACGCGGCCCGATCTGATGGCGTTCCTTCGGGGTCTTTGA
- a CDS encoding cytochrome P450: protein MSTATYTLVERKGHWLTGCLRDFREDRLGFLAESARIAPIVGFRLGPRRVYLVSHPDLIRDLQVTKHRHPARDPLVRRILEKTLGVGLLTSEGEAWKRHRRMIAPALHLQQVRGYADSMARHALALTERWHDGQEADVEQEMDGLTLSIVTEALFRVDSTARTATVAATVPALQAIATRQFDRLLQIPDWLPTPEHRRQRALSTATFPDGFYPLNRHLS, encoded by the coding sequence ATGAGCACCGCGACCTATACGTTGGTCGAGCGCAAGGGCCATTGGCTCACCGGCTGTCTGCGGGACTTTCGCGAGGACCGGCTCGGCTTCCTCGCCGAAAGCGCGCGGATCGCGCCAATCGTCGGATTCCGGCTCGGCCCCAGGCGTGTCTATCTGGTCTCCCATCCGGATCTCATCCGCGACCTGCAGGTGACCAAGCATCGGCATCCGGCGCGGGATCCGCTCGTGCGCAGAATCCTCGAGAAGACCTTGGGGGTCGGTCTTCTGACCAGCGAAGGCGAGGCGTGGAAACGCCATCGCCGCATGATCGCCCCTGCCCTGCACCTGCAGCAGGTGCGCGGCTATGCCGACAGCATGGCGCGCCACGCGCTCGCCCTGACCGAGCGCTGGCACGACGGTCAGGAGGCGGATGTGGAACAGGAGATGGACGGGCTAACGCTGTCGATCGTCACCGAGGCACTCTTCAGGGTCGACAGCACCGCCCGGACCGCGACGGTGGCCGCCACGGTTCCGGCCCTGCAGGCCATCGCCACGCGCCAGTTCGATCGCCTGCTGCAGATCCCGGATTGGCTCCCGACTCCGGAGCATCGCCGACAGCGGGCACTGAGTACGGCCACCTTCCCTGATGGGTTTTACCCCTTAAATCGTCATCTTTCATGA
- the dinB gene encoding DNA polymerase IV, whose product MSRLVMHVDLDAFYAAVEQRDRPQWRGRPLVVGAEPGRRGVVATCSYEARRFGVHSAMPIAEAVRRLPADAVYVRPDMARYAGVSREIMRVLATLSPRVEPVSIDEAYLDVSGLERLIGPPEVVARRAKAAIREAVGLTASVGIGPNRLIAKLASDARKPDGLLVVRPEEVRAFLDPLPLAALRGVGAVTGRRLEQAGLRTVGDVRARPLEDLRRRLGARTGTQVHLQANGIADDRVHPATERQSISKETTFAEDVVDTEVLRDTLRWAAQEVGYLARHAARKGTLVTLKIRLHPFETHNRSRTLAAPTADDRVIFDTAWDLYRADTHAGRAVRLIGLGLSDWAQAPVQPDLFAEMDTREGNHADDRLDATLDAIRRRFGRHCIQRGLSRRP is encoded by the coding sequence ATGTCCCGCCTCGTCATGCACGTCGATCTCGACGCCTTCTATGCGGCGGTGGAGCAGCGCGACCGCCCGCAGTGGCGGGGGCGCCCATTGGTCGTCGGCGCCGAGCCCGGTCGACGCGGCGTGGTCGCGACCTGCTCCTACGAGGCGCGCCGCTTCGGCGTGCACTCGGCCATGCCGATCGCCGAGGCGGTGCGCCGTCTGCCGGCGGATGCGGTCTACGTGCGCCCGGATATGGCGCGCTATGCCGGCGTGTCGCGAGAGATCATGCGGGTGCTCGCCACCCTCTCACCGCGCGTCGAGCCGGTCTCGATCGACGAGGCATACCTGGATGTCTCCGGGTTGGAGCGGCTGATCGGTCCGCCCGAGGTCGTCGCACGGCGCGCCAAGGCGGCCATCCGCGAGGCGGTCGGCCTGACCGCCTCCGTGGGCATCGGTCCGAACCGCCTGATCGCCAAGCTCGCCTCGGACGCCCGCAAGCCGGATGGACTCCTGGTGGTGCGCCCCGAGGAGGTCCGCGCCTTCCTGGATCCGCTGCCGCTCGCCGCCCTGCGCGGCGTCGGCGCCGTGACGGGCCGCCGACTCGAACAGGCCGGCTTGCGGACGGTCGGCGACGTGCGTGCCCGGCCGCTGGAAGATCTGCGCCGACGCTTGGGCGCACGCACCGGCACGCAGGTGCATCTGCAGGCCAACGGGATCGCCGACGACCGGGTCCATCCGGCCACAGAGCGGCAATCGATTTCTAAGGAGACGACCTTCGCCGAGGATGTCGTGGACACCGAGGTGCTGCGCGACACCCTGCGTTGGGCCGCGCAGGAGGTCGGTTACCTGGCCCGACACGCCGCGCGCAAAGGCACGCTGGTCACCTTGAAGATCCGCTTGCACCCCTTCGAAACCCATAACCGCTCCCGGACCCTGGCGGCACCGACCGCGGACGATCGCGTCATCTTCGACACGGCGTGGGACCTGTACCGGGCCGACACGCACGCCGGTCGGGCGGTACGGCTGATCGGTCTGGGTCTCTCCGACTGGGCGCAGGCGCCCGTGCAGCCGGATCTCTTCGCGGAGATGGATACCCGCGAGGGCAATCACGCCGATGATCGTCTCGACGCGACGCTCGACGCGATCCGGCGCCGGTTCGGCAGGCACTGCATTCAGCGTGGACTCTCTCGGCGGCCGTAG